Proteins co-encoded in one Ziziphus jujuba cultivar Dongzao chromosome 9, ASM3175591v1 genomic window:
- the LOC107426234 gene encoding uncharacterized protein LOC107426234 — protein MMRPSRLRLPASLFAAITAQQGIKLAPANLRRNCNAKINNSIRLLSMGAVRFICRSKETQSLKRSFHNASDEDDSSALGPLAGKGETELRKLVTEKPDLYEKRNPTRKALSGSSLPAKRSKEIISPSPEIETLKNVYRFDINNKCSSNIRKPNSVCIKNVPSVLGLSQLKEALSAFGIISHSSKRTRQNELDLKIYIHLISLFAPLLSLCMVI, from the exons ATGATGCGACCCAGTAGATTACGTTTACCAGCTTCTCTCTTTGCTGCAATCACCG CTCAACAAGGAATCAAATTGGCTCCTGCAAATCTTAG AAGAAATTGCAATGCTAAGATAAACAATTCAATCAGGTTATTGTCCATGGGGGCTGTAAGATTCATTTGCCGGTCAAAAGAGACTCAGAGCCTGAAACGTTCCTTCCATAATGCCTCTGATGAAGATGACTCCTCAGCATTGGGTCCACTAGCTGGTAAAGGTGAAACTGAACTTCGGAAATTGGTGACTGAAAAACCTGATCTTTATGAG AAGAGAAATCCTACCAGAAAAGCTTTGTCAGGATCATCTTTGCCTGCAAAAAGAAGCAAAGAAATCATTTCCCCTTCCCCTGAGATCGAGACACTGAAGAATGTCTACAGATTTGATATTAACAACAAATGCTCATCTAATATAAGAAAGCCAAACTCTGTTTGTATTAAGAACGTACCTTCTGTACTCGGCCTCTCTCAGTTAAAAGAAGCGCTCTCTGCTTTTGGGATTATTTCACATTCTTCGAAGAGGACAAGACAAAACGAACTTGATTTAAAAATCTATATCCATTTAATCAGCCTTTTTGCTCCACTTCTTTCACTTTGCATGGTTATCTAA